In Desulfobacterales bacterium, the genomic stretch TACCAGAATTCTTTTTTTCGCGCCCGAGTGTTCCGCCCGAGGCGCAGGCGGTGTCTCAAGGCACGCCTCTTTAGCCGGAAAACACATCGTCACCGTTGTCCCCGCGCCCCTTTCTGAAGAAATCACCACCTGCCCCCCATGGTTTTTCATGATAGAATAGGTGGTGGTCAGCCCGAGTCCCATCCCCTTGCGATTTCCCTTTTCCTTTGTGGAAAAATAAGGGTCGAACACGCGATGAATATCTTCCTCGGCAATCCCCCTTCCAAAATCCCTGACCGATACCCGAACGAACTTGCCCAAACTCAGGGAAAGCCTTTTGGCTTCTTCCAGGGAAGGCGGCTCCCAATTTTCAGCCTGAACTTCAATACGCCCCCCCTCTTTTGAAGCATCCATCGCATTGGCAAGCACGTGACGTAACGCATCCGTTATTTGTTCCGCATCAAACTCAACCGCCCAAAGCCCTTTGGAAACCTTCACGTCTTCTTGAAAGCTTGTACCGGCAAGTGTCAGCTTGACCGTATCCCGAAGCAGATTTTCAATGTTCCCGATTCGCTTCTGCGGTGTGCCGCCGGTGGCAAAAGTGATGAGTTTCATTGTTAAATCCTTGGCTTGCATACACGATTGTTCAGCCTGATTCAGCAGCGGCAACACGGAGCGAACCCAACCGGCCTCCTCTCGAACCAGCGAAATGCTGCCAAGAATAACCGTCAGCAGGTTGTTAAAATCATGGGCAATGCCACCTGCCATCACGCCGGCCGCTTCGAATTTCTTGGCGTTCAACAGGGCGTCCATTGACGCGGCACGCGCGGTATCATCCTGAATAATCGCAAGAATGTGCGGAACCGCCTGATCCGATGTGAGAACGGCGGTCGAAATACTCACAATCCGCCGCTCGCCGTCGGATCGAATGATTTCCACTTCATTCAGCCGACACTCCTCTCCCCGCAACATTCGCTTAATGGTATCTTTTTGAGGAAGCCCACCATCAGGCGCCCTTAAAATCATACGCCCCGGCCCGTGCCGGTTGATTTCCTCCATGCTATAACCGGTGATCTCGGTTATTCGGTCGTTCCAGACGGAAAAGTGCAAAAAAGGCTTATCCTTGATGCGCCGGCAAACACAAAAGCCTTCGGAAGCCCGCTCGACAATCGCTTTTCGAAAAGACGCCTCCTGCTCAAGCGCCCTTTCCATTTGCTCATGCTGAATCAACATCTCTTTTAACACATCCGCCTGCTGCCGAACCTGCTCATAGAGTTCCGCGTTATAGAGGCTGCTTCCGACATGCGCGGCAAGGGTCCTCAAGAAGGCGTCCTGCTCCGAGAAATCCCTTTTTTGACGGGATGCCAGAGCGATCACACCGATCGTCCGCATGCCGGCAAAAAGGGGCAATGCGGCGAAAGAGGTCAACCCTGCGTCCTTGCATTCAGTTAAGGTACATCGTTCATCCCGGTGAATATCAATCGAATAGAGCGGATTACCGGTTTCAGCCACGATCCCGCATAAACACTGCCCCACCTTTTTCTTAATGGGAGAATTGATTTCAACCGGATGAATGCCTTTTCCCGGATTCAGGCAGATAAGGCTGTCGCCCTGCTTAAGAAAACTGAGGACGACATCCGGGTTGATAAAGGATTGGATTTGTCGATGGGCGCAACCGATCACCTCGTCAACGGAAAGATAACGGGTGACCTCCTGAGCAAAACGGTTTAACGCCGCCAGTTGCGTCACCTGCTGTTGAAGCTTTTGATTTTCCAGTCCTTGCTTGGAAATGTGGTCCCTCAGCATTGCCACCTGCAAATCAGGCGATTGTTCTTTCGTCATTCGTCAGGGCCTCCTGCAATGCGCATACTCATCTCCAAGCCGCATGGTAACAACATATTGACAACGAAAACAACCACATCAACACAGAGGATTCCAAAAAGCGCTGAGGCCTTCAGCCCGGAAGCGGCTTTCAGGCTGGCATAGCCTGCTTTTTCGTGTATGTTGCTGATTATGGATCTAACATTCCCACCGGGCGCTTTCAAGAAATTCCACGCACTTGCAATCTTTTTTACACCTAACCCCATTAAATTTAAATTAAAATAAATTTGTTAAGCACCGCCAATCCG encodes the following:
- a CDS encoding ATP-binding protein, translated to MTKEQSPDLQVAMLRDHISKQGLENQKLQQQVTQLAALNRFAQEVTRYLSVDEVIGCAHRQIQSFINPDVVLSFLKQGDSLICLNPGKGIHPVEINSPIKKKVGQCLCGIVAETGNPLYSIDIHRDERCTLTECKDAGLTSFAALPLFAGMRTIGVIALASRQKRDFSEQDAFLRTLAAHVGSSLYNAELYEQVRQQADVLKEMLIQHEQMERALEQEASFRKAIVERASEGFCVCRRIKDKPFLHFSVWNDRITEITGYSMEEINRHGPGRMILRAPDGGLPQKDTIKRMLRGEECRLNEVEIIRSDGERRIVSISTAVLTSDQAVPHILAIIQDDTARAASMDALLNAKKFEAAGVMAGGIAHDFNNLLTVILGSISLVREEAGWVRSVLPLLNQAEQSCMQAKDLTMKLITFATGGTPQKRIGNIENLLRDTVKLTLAGTSFQEDVKVSKGLWAVEFDAEQITDALRHVLANAMDASKEGGRIEVQAENWEPPSLEEAKRLSLSLGKFVRVSVRDFGRGIAEEDIHRVFDPYFSTKEKGNRKGMGLGLTTTYSIMKNHGGQVVISSERGAGTTVTMCFPAKEACLETPPAPRAEHSGAKKRILVMEDEAILATLAGNMLSHLGYEPTIVTNGKETCQWYRKAIEEGAPYDAVILDLTIKGGAGAEKALQQLKEIDPGVRAIVSSGHVNAPVILEYSRYGFNARIVKPYTLVQLRETIAAVLKDKTG